The proteins below come from a single Fusarium verticillioides 7600 chromosome 3, whole genome shotgun sequence genomic window:
- a CDS encoding carboxymethylenebutenolidase, with the protein MTENNFFVSPVLPATRLHSPTASLTILEPLSRRGSGPGLIILVSETGKATSDTLRIDGCVPSPLMKWAEEGYTVAEITEAGLANPGEALSLALKELEATKSTEPKNVVGVIAYSTPLWNQIAPHVDSFPQISGAVIFGDIGDNDVSAITSSEVPQLHHLAGKASKRLQRTKAVTAYNYPEATSYLFGTPFSKDFSYNMESVSHSRSLSFLKPLMNGPYFDLEVIWDEHTYWEFENRSVENTMSTMVQEPYVNHVPTMTGGIGREKLTAFYRDHFIFQNPPDTETYLISRSLGIDRVIDEFLFICTHHSQIDWLAPGIPPTGRKLEVPFTAVVNIRGDRLYHEHIGWDQGTVLAQLGLMPSYLPYPHPLPNSQGQEKLEYRVPVAGVETANKMRDKEAVESNEMFAFGLRKV; encoded by the exons ATGACGGAAAACAATTTCTTCGTGTCTCCAGTTCTCCCAGCTACTCGTCTGCACAGCCCTACAGCCAGCCTTACAATTCTTGAACCTCTTAGCAGACGGGGTTCCGGACCAGGATTAATCATCCTCGTGTCCGAGACTGGCAAGGCCACCAGTGATACACTGCGGATCGACGGATGTGTGCCGTCTCCATTGATGAAATGGGCAGAAGAGGGCTACACTGTCGCTGAGATCACAGAGGCTGGGCTAGCCAACCCTGGTGAAGCTCTGAGTCTGGCGCTAAAGGAGCTCGAAGCTACGAAATCTACTGAGCCCAAGAACGTCGTTGGTGTCATAG CATACTCGACGCCGCTTTGGAATCAAATAGCTCCACATGTCGACTCATTCCCCCAGATCTCAGGTGCTGTAATCTTCGGCGATATTGGGGATAACGATGTATCTGCAATCACTTCCTCAGAGGTCCCacagctgcatcatcttgctGGGAAGGCCTCCAAACGCTTGCAGCGTACAAAAGCGGTGACAGCTTACAACTACCCGGAAGCAACATCGTACTTGTTCGGCACTCCCTTTAGCAAAGACTTCAGCTACAACATGGAATCTGTTTCTCACAGCCGAAGTCTTAGCTTCTTGAAGCCTCTTATGAACGGACCATACTTTGATCTAGAAGTTATCTGGGATGAACATACCTATTGGGAGTTCGAAAACCGCTCCGTGGAGAATACCATGAGCACTATGGTACAAGAGCCATATGTTAATCATGTGCCTACG ATGACAGGTGGGATCGGCCGGGAGAAACTGACCGCCTTCTACCGCGACCACTTCATTTTCCAGAACCCTCCAGATACGGAAACCTACCTCATTAGCAGATCTCTCGGCATTGATCGAGTCATCGACGAGTTTCTTTTTATATGCACTCACCATTCCCAGATTGACTGGCT TGCACCAGGGATCCCTCCCACGGGGCGAAAGCTTGAAGTACCATTCACTGCTGTTGTCAACATCCGTGGAGACCGGCTTTATCATGAACACATTGGCTGGGACCAGGGAACAGTGTTAGCGCAGTTGGGTTTGATGCCTTCTTACCTGCCATATCCTCACCCACTACCCAATTCGCAGGGTCAAGAGAAATTGGAATACCGCGTCCCAGTCGCTGGCGTGGAGACTGCTAACAAGATGAGGGACAAAGAGGCTGTAGAGTCGAATGAGATGTTTGCGTTTGGTCTTCGTAAAGTCTGA